The Streptomyces camelliae genome window below encodes:
- the secG gene encoding preprotein translocase subunit SecG, whose product MGFSIALIVFSLLLMLLVLMHKGKGGGLSDMFGGGMQSSVGGSSVAERNLDRITIVIGLLWFACIIVLGILMKSNG is encoded by the coding sequence TTGGGGTTCTCGATCGCCCTGATCGTCTTCAGCCTGCTGCTGATGCTGCTGGTGCTGATGCACAAGGGAAAGGGCGGCGGCCTCTCCGACATGTTCGGTGGCGGCATGCAGTCGTCCGTCGGCGGCTCCTCGGTCGCCGAGCGCAACCTCGACCGGATCACGATCGTGATCGGCCTGCTGTGGTTCGCGTGCATCATCGTCCTCGGCATCCTGATGAAGTCGAACGGCTGA
- a CDS encoding FtsX-like permease family protein: MRATLRWAHSDLRTHRGEALFLVLATAGIVTSLLLAAALFGYATNPWQRTFAEARGAHVWIHTASSADTGALARLDGVTSVAGPYRTESVTVASRGTRASVELRGTPKLPSVGRPLLTAGHWLDPAEPDGVVLESGLARALLAEPGDTLALPGTARTLTVEGIADSAEPGYSPGEQPGLVWALPSAVRAPGGQVIGLRLGDPADTDYAVQRAVTVLGAGAVGQVSTWQQARAAAQGDNRLLGQVLGLFGLGALIAAGLAVHGAIATRIRGHLRDLSVLKAIGFTPGQVVRIFLLQHLAYALLGAVAAAALTETLGSRIPGRLGDAVGVWQGLPGHAVALLVVPVGAVLFIGLTTGLAAWRAGRVPPVPVPRPAVAAGGRFTGPARRALGLRLPAALVLGCHKVVTGRGRSLATVARLALPMLLIVVALSAWTTIDRFHTSPARVGLPTSLTVRTDGVPAPAQLRSLLAGDPRVAAAYPGVELAALVPGQTGTIALRGLGTDTRPYPCALAEGRAAHGPDEAVAGQGLLDLLHARVGDWVRMMVGDRPQILHIVGRSIEPQNTGRVVTASLDTLRENDPGLAPAFYELRLRPGTDPHRVAAALTAAGRGHLDVHAVPNPADGLSPLRGVVAGLIAVLALIGLVELLTAIGGSVREGERDVLALKAIGMSPRQITAITVTATSCTALAATLAATALGLPLARRLIDAQGASSGIGAGIAQSPSPGLLLALGSAAVLGAAALAALPAARAARGRLADTLSAVA, encoded by the coding sequence GCGGGGCACATGTGTGGATCCACACCGCGTCGTCCGCGGACACCGGCGCACTCGCCCGGCTGGACGGCGTCACGTCCGTCGCCGGTCCCTATCGCACCGAGTCCGTCACCGTCGCCTCGCGCGGCACCCGCGCCTCCGTGGAGCTGCGCGGCACCCCGAAGCTGCCCTCCGTCGGACGGCCGCTGCTCACCGCCGGGCACTGGCTGGATCCGGCCGAGCCGGACGGCGTGGTGCTGGAGAGCGGCCTGGCCCGCGCCCTGCTGGCCGAGCCCGGAGACACCCTCGCGCTGCCCGGCACCGCCCGCACGCTGACCGTCGAGGGCATCGCCGACAGCGCCGAGCCCGGCTACAGCCCCGGTGAGCAGCCCGGCCTGGTCTGGGCGCTGCCGTCGGCGGTCCGGGCGCCCGGCGGCCAGGTCATCGGGCTGCGGCTCGGCGATCCGGCCGACACGGACTACGCGGTGCAGCGTGCCGTCACCGTGCTCGGCGCGGGCGCGGTCGGCCAGGTCTCCACCTGGCAGCAGGCGCGCGCCGCGGCACAGGGCGACAACCGGCTGCTCGGGCAGGTGCTCGGCCTGTTCGGGCTCGGCGCGCTGATCGCCGCCGGACTCGCCGTGCACGGGGCGATCGCCACCCGGATCCGCGGTCATCTGCGGGACCTGTCGGTGCTGAAGGCGATCGGCTTCACCCCTGGCCAGGTCGTACGGATCTTCCTGCTCCAGCACCTCGCCTACGCCCTGCTCGGTGCCGTGGCCGCCGCGGCGCTCACCGAGACGCTGGGCAGCCGGATCCCCGGGCGGCTCGGCGATGCCGTGGGCGTGTGGCAGGGGCTGCCGGGGCACGCCGTGGCGCTGCTGGTGGTGCCCGTGGGCGCGGTGCTGTTCATCGGTCTGACCACGGGCCTCGCGGCCTGGCGGGCCGGCCGGGTGCCGCCGGTTCCGGTGCCGCGCCCGGCCGTGGCAGCGGGCGGCCGGTTCACCGGCCCGGCCCGGCGGGCGCTCGGGCTGCGGCTGCCGGCCGCGCTGGTCCTCGGCTGCCACAAGGTCGTCACCGGGCGCGGACGGTCGCTGGCCACCGTGGCCCGGCTGGCCCTGCCGATGCTGCTGATCGTGGTGGCGCTCAGCGCGTGGACCACGATCGACCGCTTCCACACCAGCCCGGCCCGGGTCGGTCTGCCCACCTCGCTCACCGTCCGCACGGACGGGGTGCCGGCCCCGGCGCAGCTGCGGTCCCTACTGGCCGGCGACCCCCGCGTGGCCGCCGCCTATCCCGGGGTCGAGCTGGCCGCGCTGGTGCCCGGCCAGACCGGGACCATCGCCCTGCGCGGCCTCGGCACCGACACCCGGCCCTACCCCTGCGCCCTCGCCGAGGGCCGGGCCGCGCACGGACCGGACGAGGCGGTGGCCGGGCAGGGGCTGCTGGACCTGCTGCACGCGCGGGTCGGCGACTGGGTGCGGATGATGGTCGGCGACCGGCCGCAGATCCTGCACATCGTCGGCCGCAGCATCGAACCGCAGAACACCGGCCGGGTCGTGACGGCCTCCCTGGACACCCTCCGCGAGAACGACCCGGGACTCGCCCCGGCCTTCTACGAGCTGCGGCTGCGCCCCGGCACCGACCCGCACCGCGTGGCCGCCGCGCTCACCGCGGCCGGCCGGGGCCACCTGGACGTGCACGCCGTGCCGAACCCGGCCGACGGGCTGTCCCCGCTGCGCGGTGTCGTCGCCGGCCTGATCGCCGTGCTCGCCCTCATCGGGCTGGTCGAGCTGCTGACCGCGATCGGCGGCAGCGTCCGCGAGGGCGAGCGGGACGTGCTCGCCCTGAAGGCGATCGGCATGTCCCCACGGCAGATCACCGCCATCACCGTGACGGCGACGAGCTGTACGGCCCTGGCCGCGACGCTCGCCGCCACGGCCCTCGGCCTGCCGCTGGCCCGCCGGCTCATCGACGCCCAGGGCGCCTCCAGCGGCATCGGCGCGGGGATCGCCCAGTCACCGTCGCCCGGGCTGCTGCTCGCGCTGGGCTCGGCCGCCGTGCTGGGTGCGGCCGCGCTCGCCGCACTCCCCGCCGCCCGCGCGGCACGCGGACGGCTCGCGGACACGCTGAGCGCGGTGGCCTGA
- a CDS encoding RNA polymerase-binding protein RbpA: MASGNAIRGSRVGAGPMGEAERGESAPRLRISFWCSNGHETQPSFASDAQVPDTWDCPRCGFPAGQDRDNPPDPPRTEPYKTHLAYVRERRSDADGEAILAEALAKLRGEI, translated from the coding sequence GTGGCAAGTGGCAACGCGATCCGAGGAAGCCGGGTCGGGGCGGGGCCGATGGGCGAGGCCGAGCGTGGCGAGTCCGCGCCGCGTCTGCGCATCTCCTTCTGGTGCTCCAACGGGCACGAGACGCAGCCCAGCTTCGCCAGCGACGCACAGGTGCCCGACACGTGGGACTGCCCGCGCTGCGGCTTCCCCGCCGGCCAGGACCGGGACAACCCGCCGGACCCGCCGCGCACCGAGCCCTACAAGACGCACCTCGCCTATGTGCGGGAGCGGCGCAGCGACGCGGACGGCGAGGCGATCCTCGCCGAGGCGCTCGCCAAACTGCGGGGCGAGATCTAG
- the pgi gene encoding glucose-6-phosphate isomerase → MNADGRTRLNQTPEWAALAKHREELADTHLRELFAADPGRGAGYTLQVGDLYIDYSKHLVTDETLRLLRELAAATDVFGLRDAMFRGEKINVTEDRAVLHTALRAPRDAVIEVDGENVVPKVHAVLDKMSDFADRVRSGAWTGHTGKRIKNVVNVGIGGSDLGPAMAYEVLRAFTDRALTVRFVSNVDGADLHEATRDLDPAETLFIIASKTFTTIETITNATSARQWVLDALGAESAVAKHFVALSTNAEKVAEFGIDTANMFEFWDWVGGRYSYDSAIGLSLMIAVGPDRFREMLDGFRLVDDHFRTAPAETNVPLLLGLLGIWYDNFHDAQSHAVLPYSHYLSRFTAYLQQLDMESNGKYVARDGKQVDWQTGPVVWGTPGTNGQHAYYQLIHQGTKLIPADFIGFAEPVAELSGGLKAQHDLLMANFFAQTQALAFGKTAEEVRAEGVAEELVPHKTFQGNRPTTTILARELTPSVLGQLVALYEHKVFVQGAVWNIDSFDQWGVELGKVLAKRVEPALTEGAEVPGLDASTRELVAKYRELRGRS, encoded by the coding sequence ATGAACGCAGACGGCCGGACCAGGCTCAACCAGACGCCCGAGTGGGCCGCTCTCGCCAAGCACCGCGAAGAGCTGGCCGACACCCATCTGAGGGAGCTGTTCGCCGCCGATCCCGGGCGCGGCGCGGGGTACACGCTCCAGGTCGGTGACCTCTACATCGACTACTCGAAGCACCTGGTCACCGACGAGACGTTGCGGCTCTTGCGCGAGCTGGCCGCCGCCACGGACGTGTTCGGTCTGCGGGACGCCATGTTCCGCGGCGAGAAGATCAACGTCACCGAGGACCGCGCCGTACTGCACACCGCGCTGCGCGCCCCGCGGGACGCGGTGATCGAGGTCGACGGTGAGAACGTCGTTCCCAAGGTGCACGCCGTCCTCGACAAGATGAGCGACTTCGCCGACCGCGTCCGCTCCGGCGCCTGGACCGGCCACACCGGCAAGCGCATCAAGAACGTCGTCAACGTCGGCATCGGCGGCTCCGACCTCGGCCCCGCGATGGCCTACGAGGTGCTGCGCGCCTTCACCGACCGCGCCCTCACGGTCCGCTTCGTCTCCAACGTGGACGGCGCCGACCTGCACGAGGCCACCCGCGACCTCGACCCGGCCGAGACGCTGTTCATCATCGCCTCCAAGACCTTCACCACCATCGAGACGATCACCAACGCCACCTCCGCCCGGCAGTGGGTGCTGGACGCGCTCGGTGCCGAGTCGGCGGTGGCCAAGCACTTCGTGGCGCTGTCCACGAACGCCGAGAAGGTGGCCGAGTTCGGCATCGACACGGCCAACATGTTCGAGTTCTGGGACTGGGTCGGCGGGCGCTACTCGTACGACTCCGCGATCGGCCTCTCCCTGATGATCGCCGTCGGCCCGGACCGCTTCCGCGAGATGCTGGACGGCTTCCGGCTGGTCGACGACCACTTCCGCACCGCCCCCGCCGAGACCAATGTCCCGCTACTGCTGGGCCTGTTGGGCATCTGGTACGACAACTTCCACGACGCCCAGTCGCACGCGGTGCTGCCGTACAGCCACTATCTCTCCCGCTTCACCGCCTATCTCCAGCAGCTGGACATGGAGTCCAACGGCAAGTACGTGGCGCGGGACGGCAAGCAGGTCGACTGGCAGACCGGGCCGGTGGTGTGGGGCACGCCCGGCACCAACGGGCAGCACGCGTACTACCAGTTGATCCACCAGGGCACCAAGCTGATCCCGGCGGATTTCATCGGCTTCGCCGAACCGGTGGCCGAGCTGAGCGGCGGGCTCAAGGCGCAGCACGACCTGCTGATGGCCAACTTCTTCGCCCAGACCCAGGCCCTCGCCTTCGGCAAGACCGCCGAGGAGGTCCGCGCGGAGGGCGTCGCCGAGGAACTGGTCCCGCACAAGACCTTCCAGGGCAACCGGCCGACCACGACCATCCTGGCCCGGGAACTCACCCCGTCCGTCCTCGGCCAGCTCGTCGCCCTCTACGAGCACAAGGTGTTCGTCCAGGGCGCCGTGTGGAACATCGACTCCTTCGACCAGTGGGGCGTCGAGCTCGGCAAGGTCCTCGCCAAGCGGGTGGAACCGGCGCTGACGGAAGGCGCGGAGGTGCCCGGCCTGGACGCGTCGACCAGGGAACTGGTCGCCAAGTACCGCGAGCTGCGCGGCCGTAGCTGA